The Thermococcus sibiricus MM 739 DNA window GAATGGAGAGATCTAACAGAAGAAGAAAGAGAGATGATAAAAAACGAAGTTAACACGTATTTTGAGTATTTCCTTCAAGTTGTGGGTGAAGGGAGGAATCTTGATCTGAACACCACAAGGAAATATGGAGATGGAAGAGTGTGGTTTGCAAGTGAGGTTAAAGGAACACTGGTGGATGATACTGGAGATTTGGACTTCACTATAAGTGCGCTGGAAGAAATTTTGAACGTAAAAAGTGCCAACGTTGTGTTATATAGCACGCAAAAAGTAGATTTTGGAATTTATCAGAGTTCCTCACTTTATATGCCTCCAAATTATGCCCTATCCTATATTAGGAGGTGAAGTGATGAAATGTGAAGAACATCTTAATATATTTGAAAATGGATTTGAAGATGGCAAGTTTAACCTGAAAATTGAATATTATGGAAAAAATGCTAGGAGAATATTGCTTGCTGTGATATTTGAGCTTTACTCTCCAATTTATGGTACTGAGTATGTTTATCCATTTGAATGTGCCAAAGAATTCTGGGGGGTCTATATGGAGTCCAGTGAAATTGTTCCAGAGAACCTGGATTTAAGTAGGCCCAAATTTATTACAAGAGCCTTAATAGATAAGGCAAAATCTTTGCTAAATGAAATAGAAGTCCCAGAAGAAATTAAAAGGTCACTTGATATAGAAACTTCTGAAATATACAAATTCAAGGACGGGTTGTTAGTAATTGGGAGAAACTTCCTGATTGATGGGGGCAAGAAAATCCTCTTTGTATTTAATAAGCCTCATGCAAGGGAGTTACTCATTAAGTATTTGGGGAGAGGATGATATGAGGACTGAACATGTTATATGGTTTGTGGTATCGATTATTATTCTTTTTGTAGTCTGGAAAACCGTTGAGCCATTAATAACATCGATCATTTTCGCCTTAACTGTTGCTTATATTCTTCACCCGGCTCATACAAGGCTTGCTCAGAAAATTGGATCAAGAGAGTCAGCAATTGTGTTTTCAGCTATTATGAGTCTTTTGCTCGTAGGGTTTATTTTTGGAGTAGCTTTGTGGTTCAGAGATGTTACGGGATCTCTTGTGAATTATATAAACGAATCCCTTGAATGGTTCATAAGTCTTGATCTTCCTCCTGATATAGCAAAATCAGCTACAATTTTATTTGAACGGGTTTCGGAGAAATTGAGTGAATATCTTTTGAGTTATACTCTTTCAATTCCAAAGTTACTCTTACAAGCGATTATTTTTATAGTGGTGTTTTATGGTATACTGATTCATTCTCATAGCCTTTCAGCTGAACTTTATAGCCTCCTTCCGGAAGAGAGGAGGGATCTTGGCATAGAGTTGATTGAAAAAGCAAGAGATACCTTAAATGCCATCTTGAGAACATGGCTCATGTTAAGTGTTTCTAAGGGCATTATATTAACATTGGGCTTTTATGTATTCAGGGTTGCAGATTTAAGCGGATCAATCGCTGCAGGTATTGTCTGTGTGGTGCTTGAACTTCTCCCTGTTATTGGTGGGTGGTTGGTATGGTTAGTGGGAGCAATATACCTCCTTACGCAAGGACAAATATTTGCAGGAATAATGTTTGCAATTTATGGAGCCCTTCTCATATCCCCCGGACCGGACATCACAATTAGGCCAAAATTAGTCGCAGAAGGGGCAAAAATGAACTCTGCACTTGCATTGATTGGAATCTTTGGAGGCATAATGGCATTTGGAATAAAAGGAATTGTCATTGGACCAGTAGCATTGGGTTTATTATTAACTTTGCTAGAAGAGTGGAAGGAGCAAAAGAGAGAAGGCTAGATGTTAAAGTTCTCTACTTGTTTTTCCGCTATTTCTCCTACTATTGGGAATTTGTAGTATTCACCTTGGTAAGCCTTTGCCATGCCGGGTATCCAAAAGATAAGTCCAACTAATGTTACTAGTGAACCTAGTATCCACCCAAAAAATGGAATTGCTCCAAATATTATATCAATTATTGTTATCGCAAGGAATGTAATTGTTGATTGCATTGCATGGAATCTCACAAAATAACTCTCCTTTTCAAGCAGGAGAAAGATTATTCCTGTCAGTCATCCCAGAAGATATGCAAGTGCTCCTTCAACATTTTTCATCAAAACCAAGAGATGTTTTCTTTTCTTCCTCCACTTTTTGTGTTCTCCTTTGAAATGATTTAATAACTTTTTGTATTTTATCCTTAAATGCTTTCTATTATGTAATAATGAGACCTTTTAAGAACAAACACTGGAACCATCTCTCTTTGATATTCAAACTTCTTTAGGATTTTAGACTCACCAAATCTTTTTAAGGCAATCTATGCATTTCATAAATGAAATTAGGTTTGCCTAATGGTGATGACCATGTATGTACGATTAAGTCAGATGCGAGAGGGGGAAAGGGGGACTGTTGTTAATGTTCAAGGGGGCCATAGGGTTAGACAGAGGCTTCTGGGAATGGGGATTGCTCCAGGGACAAAAATCGTAGTTATAAAGGCTGGTTTTTCAGGCCCGTATATTATTGCTCTTGGTAGTACAAGGCTTGCTTTGGGTAGAGGGATTGCAGAGAGAATAATTGTTAGGAGGGAGCGGTAATGAACGAGTGTCATGACTTCAAGGATATCTCTAAAAACAAGAAACAAGGGTTAAAAGTTATAGCCTTGGCAGGCAACCCTAATGTAGGGAAAACTACTATATTCAATGCTTTAACAGGGCTGAGACAACATGTAGGAAATTGGCCGGGTGTAACGGTCGAGAAGAAAGAGGGAATATTGAAGTATCACAATAAGGAATTTTTGGTTGTAGATTTGCCAGGTACTTATTCTCTTACTGCTAATTCTATTGATGAACTCATTGCAAGGAATTTCCTGCTTGGTGGTAACGCCAATGTGGTAGTTGATATTGTGGACTCATCATCTCTTATGAGGAATCTTTTCTTGACAATGGAAATTTTTGAAATGGGAATTAAAAATGTGATAATTGCTCTTAACAAAATAGATATTGCAAAAAAGAGAGGAATAAGCTTTGATGTAAAGAAAATGGAAAAAGTTATTGGGGTTCCAGTGATCCCTATGAATGCTAAAAATGGGGAAGGGATTGAGGAATTGAAAGCAATGATATCTGAAATGGCAGAGGGAAAAGCAACCACGAACCCAATTACTCCGATTTATGATGAACCTATAGAACGGGAGATAGGACATATATCTGGTATTTTAAATGAAACCCCTTTAGCTCAATGCTATAATGTTCGTTGGCTTGCCATAAAACTCCTTACAAGAGACCAAGAAGTAATAAAGCTTGTTTTGAATTATTTAGGCTCTAAAAAAATGGATGAAATACTTATCCACATAAGCGAGTTAGAGAAATATTACAAGCATCCTTTAGATATAGTCATTGCCAATCAAAAGTATGAATTCATTGACAAGTTAATGCACCAATTCGTTATTCATTTTGGAGAAGTTCATGAAACCTTTAGCGATTATATTGATAAGATCCTCACTCACCCATTATATGGTATTTTTAGTCTTTTTGGGGTATTTTATCTCTTATTCAGATTTGTATTCACTATCGGAACGCCTCTGCAAGAATTTTTAGATAACACCTTTGTTTCATTCGGTCAACTTATAGCTCCCCATATTGGAAATGAAGCCCTTAGAGGGCTTATTGTTGATGGAATTATAGGTGGAGTGGGCTCAGTGTTGAGCTTTTTCCCACTAGTCTTTCTACTGTTTGTTGCAATGTCAATACTTGAGGATAGTGGGTACATGGCAAGAGCTGCCACTGTTATGGAACGGATCATGCGTATATTCGGGCTTCCAGGTAAGAGTTTCATTCCAATGGTGCTTGCTTTTGGGTGTAATGTCCCAGCAATAATGTCTACACGGACACTGGAAGATGAAAGAGATAGAATACTCACCATGCTTGTTAATCCTCTCGTGCCTTGCAGTGCGAGGATGGTTGTAATAACTTTCTTGGCTGGAGCATTCTTTAGTGAGCATAAAGCATTGGTGGCCGTTGGAGTATATGCAATCTCACTTTTTCTTGCTCTACTCTCAGCACTAATACTTGGAAAGTTTGTTATTAAAGGAGAGGAAAATCCCTTTGTGATGGAACTTCCGGAATATGCTATACCATCTTGGAAAATTGCTTTAATTCACTCTTGGGAGAGAAGTAAGGAATTTTTGAGAAAAGCAGGGACAGTAATACTTTTTGGCTCAATTGCAATATGGTATCTTAGTAGTTATCCTCAGGCTATAGGAAGTGGATTAAGTTATGCAGAGAAACTTGGAAGAGTTTTTGAGCCCTTCACAATGCTTATGGGACTTGATTGGAAAGCAGCTGTGAGCCTGATTTTTGGAATAATTGCTAAAGAGAACGTTATTGCAACTTACGGTGTAATTTACGGTATAGGTGAAAATGAAGAAGCTTTGATAATGCTGATGCGCGCTGCAATGACATCGTTGCAGGCATTTGTATTAGCTTTAGTTACTACCCTTTATATTCCATGTATAGCTACTATTGGAGCAATAAGAGCTGAGGGAGGAAATAAATGGGCCAC harbors:
- a CDS encoding PH1570 family protein is translated as MKCEEHLNIFENGFEDGKFNLKIEYYGKNARRILLAVIFELYSPIYGTEYVYPFECAKEFWGVYMESSEIVPENLDLSRPKFITRALIDKAKSLLNEIEVPEEIKRSLDIETSEIYKFKDGLLVIGRNFLIDGGKKILFVFNKPHARELLIKYLGRG
- a CDS encoding AI-2E family transporter; translated protein: MRTEHVIWFVVSIIILFVVWKTVEPLITSIIFALTVAYILHPAHTRLAQKIGSRESAIVFSAIMSLLLVGFIFGVALWFRDVTGSLVNYINESLEWFISLDLPPDIAKSATILFERVSEKLSEYLLSYTLSIPKLLLQAIIFIVVFYGILIHSHSLSAELYSLLPEERRDLGIELIEKARDTLNAILRTWLMLSVSKGIILTLGFYVFRVADLSGSIAAGIVCVVLELLPVIGGWLVWLVGAIYLLTQGQIFAGIMFAIYGALLISPGPDITIRPKLVAEGAKMNSALALIGIFGGIMAFGIKGIVIGPVALGLLLTLLEEWKEQKREG
- a CDS encoding DUF4870 domain-containing protein, with protein sequence MRFHAMQSTITFLAITIIDIIFGAIPFFGWILGSLVTLVGLIFWIPGMAKAYQGEYYKFPIVGEIAEKQVENFNI
- a CDS encoding FeoA family protein — its product is MYVRLSQMREGERGTVVNVQGGHRVRQRLLGMGIAPGTKIVVIKAGFSGPYIIALGSTRLALGRGIAERIIVRRER
- the feoB gene encoding ferrous iron transport protein B produces the protein MNECHDFKDISKNKKQGLKVIALAGNPNVGKTTIFNALTGLRQHVGNWPGVTVEKKEGILKYHNKEFLVVDLPGTYSLTANSIDELIARNFLLGGNANVVVDIVDSSSLMRNLFLTMEIFEMGIKNVIIALNKIDIAKKRGISFDVKKMEKVIGVPVIPMNAKNGEGIEELKAMISEMAEGKATTNPITPIYDEPIEREIGHISGILNETPLAQCYNVRWLAIKLLTRDQEVIKLVLNYLGSKKMDEILIHISELEKYYKHPLDIVIANQKYEFIDKLMHQFVIHFGEVHETFSDYIDKILTHPLYGIFSLFGVFYLLFRFVFTIGTPLQEFLDNTFVSFGQLIAPHIGNEALRGLIVDGIIGGVGSVLSFFPLVFLLFVAMSILEDSGYMARAATVMERIMRIFGLPGKSFIPMVLAFGCNVPAIMSTRTLEDERDRILTMLVNPLVPCSARMVVITFLAGAFFSEHKALVAVGVYAISLFLALLSALILGKFVIKGEENPFVMELPEYAIPSWKIALIHSWERSKEFLRKAGTVILFGSIAIWYLSSYPQAIGSGLSYAEKLGRVFEPFTMLMGLDWKAAVSLIFGIIAKENVIATYGVIYGIGENEEALIMLMRAAMTSLQAFVLALVTTLYIPCIATIGAIRAEGGNKWATVAVIYNLLLSSVIGVLVYNIGLFLDL